The following nucleotide sequence is from Candidatus Hydrogenedentota bacterium.
AAAACTGCCTCGAACGCGCCTTCATCGTCTGCCACGAGAACGTGATCAAACCAGAGCACCTGCCCCGCGAAGTTGTCTGCGCAACGGCCACGGTGACGGCCACCCATCTCCGCGCCCTTCCCGAACCCATCAGCACGCGGGAACTTGATCGGGAAACCGTTTATGAAACGCTCGCCAAGACCGATTGGAACGTGGCGAAGTCCGCCCGCCTCCTCGGCGTGGCGCGCAACACGCTCTACCAGCGTATGCGCACCTATAACCTGCTCCGGCCCAGTTGAGTCCGGATCCGGTTCGTCATACCGCTGGCGAAATGCGCAGCACGACGGCCGCCAGGGGACGTACCCCGCGCACATGCGCTGTCCGTTGGCAAGTAAACCTCTCTGTCAGGAAGCGCAGACTCCGTCATCATCGCGTGCCGGGGGTTTGTCTGCCGCCATGACCAGGGGTTGCTGCTCCCGCCTGTGTTTGGCTTGCCTGAGGTAGTATAGCCCGAGGGGGCGCATCTGGCAAGTGAAAAATGACGCGTCACCGCGTTCGGGGAGGCCGGTCGGGGACGCCGGTCGGGGAGAAGCCGCGCGCGGCGGATAATTGGGGAGAGGATTATCAACCGCAAAGAGCGCAAAGAACGCAAGAGGGCTTCTTGTGCATTCTCTACGGTTCAAGAACTAACCATGCGGCTCACCCGCAATGGGATTGAGGGCATAGGCCTGCGTCGCCGGGTGAAGTAGCTCGTACTACCTGGTCATGTGGTTGCCGCTGGCCGAGAGGAAGCTGGTGATCAGGCGGAGGCCCCTGTCGTTGCGCTCTTGGGGCGCGATATGGGTAGCTGCCCTTGTCTTGGACCTACCCTTTTTAGCTTACTAGCGCTCGTTTATAAGGCCCACGCCCTTATAAGAGGAATTAGAAAACCTACAGCCATGCAAATTGCGGTATATTTCTGATTTCTCGTCAAAGGCGATATTGGGTCGTCTATGAACGATACGTCAACGGGAACTCGCCTTTCGATTTCCGAAACAAATTCCCCCATATCCTTCAAAGGTTGAATAATAATCTCGTTACCTTTCCCAAACTCAATATGCATGCGCATAGTCTCAGGGGACCGGGCAGATCCCACAGTCACTCCGGTTACCGAGCCCAGCTCTATCGAGACTTGTCGAGAGAGGCCCATTCGGTTGACGGTCAAGAAATCGGATTCTATACTGTATGTCGTAGTTAACCACGCATCTCGAATGAGTTTCATGGCAAAACGCATTGCAGCAAAAACGCAAAGGCTAAAGACAAGTAGCACGGAAACACCAATCCACCACACTACGCCTTCGCCCAATGACAGGAAAAGGAGAAAGAAATAAGCTGTCGCAGCGCGAGACGCCAATCTGCTCCAGGCCAGACTCCAATCTTCTGTTAACTGGGAAAACCTATAGCAGTTGGGAGTATTGTTATCGTTCATGCTCCCATGATTTCCCTTCCGTGCCTATCGCACGCCAACTCAATTACAACTTGCGGTACCAAGCTACACAGGTACGCCTGCTAGACGACATCGCAACTGGTAGGCGCAGTTGCCTTACCCAGCGTAATACCATCCACGAGACCCACCAAGTAGTCTTGGCAGTCCCTGATTTCGCCCATGAGCTTCTCTCCGATTCCCCATACATGATTAATTTGATATGCCCACGCCGCAGCTATGCCAATCCGCATTGACTTCGAAAGCGGAGCAGCAGCAAGGAGTTGGGCGGTATACAGGACATCCGCAGATAGCGCTATGGGCTGCCACATACCTAACCCTATCAAAAATCCAAGCAAGCCGAAGCTACATGTGCCATCGCCCGCAGTTGAGAGCACCGACGAGTAATACAGATAGGCCTTGAGAGTAACGTCAGCCGCGATCACGCCAGCCGATATATAGAGCGCCTTCCCGTAAAAGCTTGCCGCCGCAAACCGAGTCGCAATTCCGCCCAAGAGACCTCCAAGGCTTCCCAGTGTACTGAACAACCTGCCATCTATATCAACGAGACTTACCGGGTTATTGACCACATACGCATACACATTCGGCCCGTCGACCATGCCGAGCGGATCCCGCGTGAGCCAGCGGTTGGCGTCGGGGCTGTAGTATCGGTAGGCAGTATAGTACAGCCGGGCCTCGCTATCCCAGGCGTGGCCGGTGAATTTTTCCTCCTGCGGCGGATCTTCGACCGGTGATGTCCTCGCCGTGGTCGGCGTATTTGCCGCCGAAGGGGGTGTATTCGTATTTACCGATGCGGTCGCCGTCCTGATCCCACAGGTCCGCCTGCGGCGGATCTTCGACTGCGTGGAGCCGATGGTCCGCCTACGGCGGATCTTCGACG
It contains:
- a CDS encoding RHS repeat-associated core domain-containing protein, whose amino-acid sequence is PHTRPRPNEGNVRGCTPKKPTNTYDQFGRMTRKTGGDTTKYRYGAGWDVLNEEDGSGTLQATYVHHPGKQIGTVLATSEGTSAATGTWNYPPTADLRHIPSKIRRRRTIGSTQSKIRRRRTCGIRTATASVNTNTPPSAANTPTTARTSPVEDPPQEEKFTGHAWDSEARLYYTAYRYYSPDANRWLTRDPLGMVDGPNVYAYVVNNPVSLVDIDGRLFSTLGSLGGLLGGIATRFAAASFYGKALYISAGVIAADVTLKAYLYYSSVLSTAGDGTCSFGLLGFLIGLGMWQPIALSADVLYTAQLLAAAPLSKSMRIGIAAAWAYQINHVWGIGEKLMGEIRDCQDYLVGLVDGITLGKATAPTSCDVV